From the Mesotoga prima MesG1.Ag.4.2 genome, the window AAAACCGGGTTATGAGAATCGGGTTAGGAAGAACAAGATGCTTAATTGCATTCAGATAACGGGATGTAACACATTCCTAGGACCCGAGGCAGTCATCCTGACAATGCTCCTGGTCAGGATCCCTGTCTCTCGCGAAAAATGGGACCTAGGAAATTGTCAGTCCCGATTTTCGCTTACAGCGATCAGCGTCTCTCGGCAAGTGTCCAGCGCTCTCAGAACCGAGATGCTGAAACAAGTTCAAATGATAGAGTATGGCGTTGGCATGAGTAACCAGAGATTACAGCCTTTTCTTTCATCGTGTCATTCTGAGATGATCCTGCTCAGAATCTCGCTCTTCTCATGAAAGAAGCGAACTCTCCACAATGTTCATTCTCGTCTTCTCTCGATTGTTTATAAATCATTAACGTAATGTAATAAGCGGAGTTCTGAAGGACCGTTAATTCTATTTTGGTAGATTCAGTTATGATTCACTACGCGAACGCTGTTTCCTTAATTTATTACACTCCAGGAAAAACGATTACAAAACGAGAAAATCATTTACGAAAGCCCTTGTTGCTGGAAATATCGTTATGTCAGGTTCGTTTTGGTTCTTGCCGGAATAATCGGGACTGCTTCTTTCCATATTCACAATGTTCACTCCCATGCTCATCGTCAATTCCGAACCAGCCTTTATGAGTGATTGACTGGAGAAATGTTATAGAAAGATTGGCCAGGCTTATGAATCCAAAAAAATCCTCGAGACGGCAGTTTTTACAAGTGAATATTCATTCGTTTAAGATGGAAAAACTGCTATATTGATCATATGAGCGTGTTGCACTACCTGCCGTATATTTCCTTAGTCTTCACGTGCTTACTTTAAGTGCGAAGCCTCACTAATGGAGGTGAGGTAATGAAGAGAGCGGTATTTCTGACACTCTGGTTATGTTGCAGCGGCATTTGGGCTGGCAGGAAGTGGGTAATTCGTACTGGTAGTAAAGGGCAGCTTCACAATGGGGGACGAAGTGGGAGACTTATGAACTGGCACAAGGCCTGCCCACAAGGTAACCCTAACATACAGTTTCTATATGAACAAGTACGAGGTAACTTTCGACGAATTCGACGCATTTTGTGAAGCGACTGGCATAAACAAACCTGACGACAGAGGCTGGGGAAGGGGAAAGAGACCGGTTATCAACGTCAGCTGGAATGATTCCACAGCCTACTGCAACTGGTTGAGCGAAATGGAGAATCTCCCGAAGGCATACGATGAAAACGGCAGTTTTCTAGACAAAGACGGGATAATAACTTCAGATCCTTCCAGGGTTGTCGGCTATAGGCTGCCTACAGAGGCCGAGTGGGAGTATGCTGCACGTGGCGGAAAGTTAAGCAAGGGGTTCAGATATTCGGGAAGCAACAGCGCAGATGAGGTCGCCTGGTACTTATACAATTCTGAAGATGAGCTTCTTGAAGGCCCGCTTAGCGGCGAAGATGGCTTGAAAGCTATTACGGAAAACAACAGCAGATCTCACGAGGTCGGTACAAAAGCCCCCAACGAACTCGGACTCTATGATATGTCTGGAAATGTATGGGAGTTTTGCTCGGACTGGTATGAAGCTTACTCCAGTTCGGAACAGACGAATCCATATAATGATAGTGGTTCTTTCATGGTGTTTCGTGGTGGCAGTTGGTTTGACATCGAGAATGCCGTTCGAGTCGCTATTCGGAGCGGAAACTCGCGTACTTTCAGATATTATTATTTGGGTTTTCGGGTTTGCAGGACAGCCTTCTGAGTTTGCTCTCCTGAAGATTCTTGAGTTAAGAATAGCTGAGGCAAGTAAACCCAGGGTAGATGCTGGCGAAACCTGCCCGCTTTTTTGTGGAGATCGAATATTGAACTAGATCTTTCAGATAAGTTTGCTCGATGTTTTATGACCGAGTCTAAGCGAAAACCGGAGGTTGACACCGGACAGATACTCAAACTATCATATAAGTGAATTCTTGTGAATTAAGGATATACTAGTTCTTCCGGTGCGGATCGTTGCAGTAATATCCTGAGGTTTTCGTGAAAGATCGCTTGCCTCGATCAAGAAATACGTTGTGATTATCAGGAGTCGTTCAATAATATGAAAGTGTTCTTTATCTCCGATACACATTTTGACCACAAGAACATAATCGCCTATACCAGTCGACCCTTTCCCGATGTGGAAACCATGAATCAGAAACTAATAGACCGTTGGAACGAGACAGTCGCGGAGGGCGATCTTGTGTATTTTCTCGGTGATTTCTGCATGAGACCAAAACAGAATGCCAGGAGATTTCGTAGGCTTCTGAACGGTTCAATCATACTGATAAAGGGTAATCATGATGGAAAGGCTGCGATTTACCTTGAAGCCGGATTTCTTGAAGTTCACAAGAGGCTTGTCATTGAACATCCCGAACGAAATGATGTCAAGATTCTTCTTACTCATAGAGCTCAGCCCAATCCAGGAGCAGATATAGCCCTGAACATCCACGGACACATCCATGACTCTGCATTGTCAGGCGAGAACTATACAGGAAGGTACTTCAACGTTTCCGTAGAAAACATTGGATACAGACCTGTTGAGTTAAGAAGATTGCTGGAACTAGCAGGTATCTGAGGGTTTGGTTAGATGCTGGAGCCGAAAAGCCGGCTGCATTGCAAGAAATTCACGGATAGAGCCGAGTCATATTAGTATCTCAAATACTGCTATTTAGTAGGTGATATACTGATTACTCCTTGCCGGTTTGTTTATGAAGTAAGAAAAAACAGCTGGAGACGGATAGAGCCTGTCCCGCTTCCAGCTGTGTGTCTTGCAACTTGCATCTTGGAACTTGCAACTAGTCTTTCGCTCTAATTCTTCAACGCAGTATTCTTAACGTTTCGGTGATTTTGCGGCGGGACACCGATTTGCCCGCCTAAAACTCAACACGCTCAATAGTACCAATCGATGTTTGCAGGATTGGGTTCGTCTACAACCGAAATTTCACAAAGTGCCGCAAGCATGTGTTCACACTCCTGTTCGGCGCGTATCTCAAGACGTTCCCAGGGGGCCTCTGTTCCCAGTTCATCGTATGCGACCGCCAGAGCGCCATATAGAGCGAGCCCTATGCAGTGCCTTGCAGCATGGATAGTCGACGCGCTTTGAGCTATCGCTCTCGCCGCAATGTGTGCAACATGATTACTTTCGGCCTCTCTTGCAGCCTCATGGCACCGGAGAATTTTCTTTTTCGCCTGCTGAAACTGGATTTTACCGTTTAGCCATAGTCTCGCAGAATCCAGCGCGAATTTGGGACGTAGGTCGTCCGGGCAGTACTTCAACCATAGAGGCAGAATAATTCGCTCAGAGTAATCGATGGCCCAGTTTGCAAGCGTCGTCTTGCTCTGAGTTTCGATTTGTCTCATGAGCAATTTGATGTACGAAGCATTCAAATCGTTGAGCATCTTTCGCAATCTCGGCATACTCTTCCTCCATTAGTGATGTTCGTTATTTTTATAACACCATTCTGCGATCTCTGCAATAAGCTTAAGAGGTATCGGCTTGCAGTATTGAAACTGAATCGCGCCCTTGCTTGTACTAAACTCTGTCAACCGGTCGGCAAAATGCGCAACGGCTTTGTCGCCGGGATAGAGGCCGATGTGATTCTTAAAGGCTGCGAAGTGGATATGTTGTGCTTTTTCCAGTATGTAGGCATTCTCCATGAGATTCTCTCCTCCGCATCTGGCAGCGTTGCGCGGAGCGTGTCTCTCACTTGATGGAGGAGCGGTCGAACGCTTTCGGGTTGGGCTTCAATGTAGGAGTCAATCGTTTTCAGGGGCTCACCGCACGAATGCTTCTGATTCTCTTTCTCAAATTCACGGCCACATTTCGGACACTGCCACATAGGAACTCACTACTCCCTTTCCCTTACCGTGACTTTAACGCTGTCACCAGGCTTCTTCCCGATTCTAGACCTTATATCCTTTCTTATGCCGATAACGTAGCAGATGGTACCGTCGGGGTTCTTCATTCCCATATTAACAACGCTTCCATCGTACGGCTCGCCGTCGAAGGTAACATGGACCTTAACCCTCCCCCTGCCAAACTCCTCCCTGATATCATATGGAAATTCGATATACGCTCCGTCTATGTCGGGGACCTTACGGATAACGGCATCAAACTCATAGACTCTCGGATTCATAGTCAATAACCTCCTTCAGAAAAGGTCTTCAGTAGTCTCTCCGCGGCGACAATAGACAAGAATTCTATTTCAAGACTCTTATCACAGAGCGCCTCCATCGATGTTCGGGTCATGTTTCTGTAATTCTCCGTTCCGATTGCGAGAGACAAGTCTACTGGTCAAACCGAGAACAAATCAGACTGAATATGTATTATAGATAATACACGGTCGTTCTTCCGCAGAGAAGAAGTCTTAGACCTCTCTAGAAGTTAATGAAATCGCTTTAGCAATAATCATAGTCTCAAGTCTCTACTGTTCCAAAAAGAAA encodes:
- a CDS encoding formylglycine-generating enzyme family protein — encoded protein: MNKYEVTFDEFDAFCEATGINKPDDRGWGRGKRPVINVSWNDSTAYCNWLSEMENLPKAYDENGSFLDKDGIITSDPSRVVGYRLPTEAEWEYAARGGKLSKGFRYSGSNSADEVAWYLYNSEDELLEGPLSGEDGLKAITENNSRSHEVGTKAPNELGLYDMSGNVWEFCSDWYEAYSSSEQTNPYNDSGSFMVFRGGSWFDIENAVRVAIRSGNSRTFRYYYLGFRVCRTAF
- a CDS encoding metallophosphoesterase family protein, with the protein product MKVFFISDTHFDHKNIIAYTSRPFPDVETMNQKLIDRWNETVAEGDLVYFLGDFCMRPKQNARRFRRLLNGSIILIKGNHDGKAAIYLEAGFLEVHKRLVIEHPERNDVKILLTHRAQPNPGADIALNIHGHIHDSALSGENYTGRYFNVSVENIGYRPVELRRLLELAGI
- a CDS encoding putative immunity protein — encoded protein: MPRLRKMLNDLNASYIKLLMRQIETQSKTTLANWAIDYSERIILPLWLKYCPDDLRPKFALDSARLWLNGKIQFQQAKKKILRCHEAAREAESNHVAHIAARAIAQSASTIHAARHCIGLALYGALAVAYDELGTEAPWERLEIRAEQECEHMLAALCEISVVDEPNPANIDWYY
- a CDS encoding DUF1905 domain-containing protein, which encodes MNPRVYEFDAVIRKVPDIDGAYIEFPYDIREEFGRGRVKVHVTFDGEPYDGSVVNMGMKNPDGTICYVIGIRKDIRSRIGKKPGDSVKVTVRERE